One Nitrospira sp. DNA segment encodes these proteins:
- a CDS encoding DUF4340 domain-containing protein produces the protein MTRYWPTLLLVAILAGLGGYLYLVEFPAKEREEKQESEQKHILPFPETAITGLSITTAQGPIQFKQTEAGKWSIVAPLQTDADNREVQALIRALVTGTVSRTVEEQATQLVPFGLEQPVTAITLTAGTQQETISIGDSGPLSNTLYVLRGSDRHVLLTNLAPKDFINKSLMTFRRKELLRFVQNEVERVRLTYPTTEIVIYNMTKDKPRPSWKIRYPIEAEADQNEVRSLMFRLEDLKALGIIDSGPERDAVAKTLTAPRVKITLHTSTGDQSVRLYQPNPQSGEAIAETMAEAPLYRINPALIKDLTKELFNLQDKRLLGLDYTDIAMLSVKTRDQQYVLINQTGEWVVEDQATEKVSQEAADLFVSRVANLPAEERVMKQSAPLAPYGLLSPAAEFIATSKDGKTSGKLTLGNQAGNLRYASGQRLQGVYLVRPDLLTQIPSKANLLAKSQEKPPAGR, from the coding sequence ATGACCCGTTACTGGCCCACACTCTTGTTGGTGGCGATTCTCGCCGGTCTCGGTGGCTATCTCTACCTTGTTGAATTTCCAGCCAAGGAGCGAGAAGAGAAACAGGAAAGCGAACAGAAGCATATTCTGCCTTTTCCGGAAACTGCGATCACTGGCCTCTCGATCACCACCGCTCAGGGACCCATCCAATTTAAGCAGACGGAAGCAGGCAAATGGTCGATCGTGGCTCCACTTCAAACCGACGCCGATAATCGCGAGGTACAGGCGCTTATTCGAGCGCTCGTGACAGGAACCGTGAGCAGAACGGTCGAGGAGCAGGCCACGCAGCTCGTGCCATTCGGGCTCGAACAGCCGGTCACCGCCATCACCCTAACAGCCGGGACCCAGCAAGAGACGATTTCCATCGGCGACAGCGGCCCTCTTTCCAATACTCTCTATGTGCTCCGAGGGTCGGATCGGCATGTGCTGTTAACGAATTTGGCACCGAAAGACTTCATCAACAAGTCGTTGATGACATTCCGCCGCAAGGAGCTCTTGCGGTTCGTGCAGAATGAGGTCGAACGTGTCCGCCTGACTTATCCCACGACCGAAATCGTAATCTACAATATGACGAAAGATAAGCCCAGGCCTTCCTGGAAGATCCGTTATCCGATCGAAGCCGAAGCAGACCAGAATGAAGTCCGCTCGTTGATGTTTCGGTTGGAAGATCTGAAGGCGCTCGGCATCATTGATTCCGGTCCCGAGCGAGATGCCGTTGCCAAGACCCTGACGGCCCCCAGAGTAAAAATCACGCTGCATACCTCAACCGGTGACCAATCGGTTCGGTTGTATCAACCGAACCCGCAAAGCGGGGAGGCCATCGCGGAGACGATGGCCGAGGCTCCGCTCTATCGGATCAACCCCGCACTGATCAAAGATCTCACGAAGGAACTCTTCAATCTGCAGGACAAACGACTGCTGGGCCTCGACTACACCGACATCGCCATGTTGTCGGTAAAGACGAGAGATCAGCAGTACGTCCTGATCAACCAGACCGGCGAGTGGGTAGTCGAAGACCAAGCCACCGAGAAAGTGAGCCAAGAAGCGGCAGATCTCTTTGTCAGTCGGGTCGCGAATCTCCCGGCCGAAGAACGTGTCATGAAGCAATCCGCGCCTCTAGCCCCCTATGGGTTACTGTCTCCCGCTGCAGAATTTATCGCGACCAGCAAGGACGGCAAGACCTCAGGAAAACTGACCCTCGGCAATCAGGCAGGCAATCTCCGCTATGCCTCCGGTCAACGTCTGCAAGGTGTCTATCTGGTCCGCCCGGATCTCCTCACGCAGATTCCCTCCAAGGCCAATCTCCTTGCCAAGTCGCAAGAAAAACCCCCTGCGGGACGCTGA